A genome region from Camelina sativa cultivar DH55 chromosome 10, Cs, whole genome shotgun sequence includes the following:
- the LOC104717190 gene encoding cadmium/zinc-transporting ATPase HMA2-like isoform X1 — MNSEQKSETHPLLIFFFLQNPKTRMALMKNEKKMTKSYFDVLGICCTSEVPLIENILKSMDGVKEYSVIVPTRTVIVVHDTLILSQFQIVKALNQARLEADVRVTGETNFKNKWPSPFAVVTGVLLLLSFFKYLYPPFRWLAVAAVVAGIYPIFAKAIASLARCRIDINILVVITVGATIAMRDYTEAAVVVFLFTIAEWLQSRASYKASAVMQSLMSLAPQKAVIAETGEEVEVDELKINTVIAVKAGETIPIDGVVVDGNCEVDEKTLTGEAFPVPKLRDSTVWAGTFNLNGYITVKTTALAEDCVVAKMAKLVEEAQNSKTETQRFIDECSKYYTPAIMVISICFAVIPLALKVHNPKHWFHLALVVLVSACPCGLILSTPVATFCALTKAATSGLLIKGADYLETLAKIKIVAFDKTGTITRGEFIVMDFKSLSSDISLHSLLYWVSSAESKSSHPMAAALVDYAKSVSVEPKPEAVEDYQNIPGEGIYGKIDDKQVYIGNKRIASRAGCSSVPDIDADTKGGKTVGYVYVGETLAGVFNLSDACRSGVDQAMKELKSLGIKTAMLTGDNQAAAMHAQEQLGNAMDIVRAELLPEGKSEIIKAFKREGPTGMVGDGLNDAPALATADIGISMGVSGSALATETGNIILMSNDIRRIPQAIKLARRAKRKVVENVIISITMKVAILALAFAGHPLIWAAVLADVGTCLLVILNSMLLLSDKHKAGNKCYRESSSPSSVLISEKLEGDAARDMEAGFLPKTSGKHCDSGCCGKKNQEKVVKSAKTSSDHGHTGCCEKKQDNVKTCCPEPGVLVQGRASGCCGDKTQKPHQHQHGVKQSCHEKPFGLETGTGSKQEGSSTLVNLEGEEQGKVQVSVKGCCSSPADPVVASLKVRSCSESSKMDDKEEACSQAKEACKSNCSSRDRSHHGSSCCRTYAKECGSHHHHHTRAAAGLGSLTEIVIE, encoded by the exons ATGAACTCAGAACAGAAATCAGAAACCcaccctttgttaatttttttttttttgcagaatcCTAAAACAAGAATGGCGTTGATGAAGAACGAGAAGAAGATGACCAAGAGTTACTTTGACGTTCTTGGAATTTGCTGTACATCGGAGGTTCCATTGATTGAGAATATCCTCAAATCCATGGATGGTGTCAAAGAATACTCTGTAATTGTTCCAACAAGAACCGTCATCGTCGTCCACGACACTCTCATCCTCTCCCAGTTCCAAATCg TTAAAGCACTGAATCAAGCACGGTTAGAAGCAGATGTGAGGGTAACCGGAGAAACCAATTTCAAGAATAAATGGCCAAGTCCATTTGCGGTGGTTACAGGCgtgcttctcctcctctccttcTTCAAGTATCTTTACCCTCCTTTCCGTTGGCTAGCTGTTGCAGCCGTAGTCGCTGGAATCTATCCGATATTCGCCAAAGCTATAGCATCCCTTGCAAGGTGTAGAATCGACATCAACATTCTTGTTGTTATAACCG TGGGAGCAACAATTGCTATGCGGGATTACACAGAAGCTGCAGTAGTTGTCTTCTTATTCACAATCGCCGAATGGCTCCAATCAAGAGCTAGCTATAAG GCAAGTGCAGTGATGCAGTCTCTGATGAGTTTAGCTCCACAGAAGGCAGTGATTGCAGAAActggagaagaagttgaagttgatGAGCTCAAGATCAACACAGTTATAGCTGTCAAAGCTGGTGAAACCATACCTATTGATGGAGTTGTTGTGGATGGAAACTGTGAAGTTGATGAGAAGACCTTGACTGGTGAAGCTTTCCCCGTGCCTAAACTGAGAGATTCAACGGTTTGGGCTGGAACCTTTAATCTAAATG GCTATATAACTGTGAAAACCACTGCTCTAGCTGAGGATTGCGTGGTTGCAAAGATGGCAAAGCTTGTAGAAGAAGCTCAGAACAGCAAAACCGAAACTCAGAGATTTATAGACGAATGTTCCAAGTACTATACTCCAG CGATCATGGTGATATCAATCTGTTTTGCGGTTATACCACTTGCATTGAAGGTTCACAACCCGAAACATTGGTTTCACTTAGCACTAGTTGTGTTAGTAAGTGCTTGTCCTTGTGGGCTTATCCTCTCTACACCAGTAGCCACTTTCTGTGCACTCACTAAGGCAGCCACATCAGGACTTTTGATCAAAGGAGCTGATTATCTTGAGACCTTGGCCAAGATCAAGATTGTTGCTTTTGACAAAACCGGAACCATCACTAGAGGCGAGTTCATCGTCATGGATTTCAAGTCACTTTCCAGTGATATAAGCCTTCACAGTCTGCTTTACTG GGTATCAAGCGCAGAGAGCAAGTCAAGTCATCCAATGGCTGCTGCACTTGTAGACTACGCAAAATCTGTCTCTGTTGAACCAAAGCCTGAAGCGGTTGAGGATTACCAAAACATTCCAGGAGAAGGAATATATGGAAAGATTGATGATAAACAAGTATATATCGGTAACAAAAGGATTGCTTCCAGAGCTGGGTGTTCATCAG TTCCAGATATCGATGCTGATACCAAAGGAGGGAAGACGGTTGGGTATGTATATGTTGGAGAAACACTAGCTGGAGTTTTCAATCTCTCAGATGCTTGTAGATCTGGTGTAGATCAAGCAATGAAAGAACTGAAGTCTTTGGGAATAAAGACTGCTATGCTTACCGGAGATAATCAAGCTGCTGCCATGCATGCTCAAGAACAGCTAGGAAATGCTATGGATATTGTTAGAGCAGAGCTTCTTCCCGAAGGTAAATCTGAAATCATCAAAGCGTTTAAGAGAGAAGGGCCAACTGGTATGGTAGGGGACGGGTTGAATGATGCACCAGCTTTAGCTACAGCGGATATTGGAATCTCGATGGGTGTTTCTGGCTCTGCACTCGCAACAGAGACTGGTAATATAATTCTCATGTCGAATGATATCAGAAGGATACCACAAGCGATAAAGCTTGCACGTAGAGCGAAAAGGAAAGTGGTGGAGAACGTGATCATATCAATCACTATGAAAGTAGCAATTCTTGCGTTGGCTTTTGCTGGTCATCCGCTGATTTGGGCAGCTGTGCTTGCTGATGTAGGAACTTGTCTGCTTGTGATCCTCAATAGCATGTTGTTGCTTAGTGATAAACACAAAGCTGGTAACAAATGTTATAGGGAGTCTTCTTCCCCTTCCTCTGTCTTGATCTCGGAGAAACTTGAAGGTGATGCTGCTAGAGATATGGAAGCAGGTTTCTTACCGAAGACCAGTGGTAAGCATTGCGATTCAGGCTGTTGTGGgaagaagaatcaagagaaGGTGGTGAAATCAGCTAAAACCAGTTCAGACCATGGTCACACTGGTTGTTGTGAGAAGAAACAAGACAATGTAAAGACTTGTTGCCCGGAACCTGGTGTTCTAGTACAAGGTCGTGCCTCTGGATGTTGTGGTGACAAGACTCAGAAACCACACCAACACCAACATGGGGTGAAACAAAGCTGTCATGAAAAGCCATTCGGCCTGGAAACTGGAACTGGCTCAAAACAAGAAGGTTCTTCAACCTTGGTCAATCTGgaaggagaagagcaagggAAGGTGCAAGTGTCAGTCAAAGGTTGTTGCTCAAGTCCTGCTGATCCCGTGGTAGCTAGCTTAAAAGTGAGGAGCTGCTCTGAAAGTTCTAAGATGGATGATAAAGAAGAAGCATGTTCTCAGGCAAAAGAGGCTTGCAAGTCTAACTGTAGCAGCAGAGATAGGAGCCACCATGGTAGCAGTTGTTGCAGGACCTACGCTAAGGAGTGTGGCAGTCACCATCACCACCACACAAGGGCTGCGGCTGGCTTGGGAAGCTTAACAGAGATTGTGATTGAATAA
- the LOC104717190 gene encoding cadmium/zinc-transporting ATPase HMA2-like isoform X2: MALMKNEKKMTKSYFDVLGICCTSEVPLIENILKSMDGVKEYSVIVPTRTVIVVHDTLILSQFQIVKALNQARLEADVRVTGETNFKNKWPSPFAVVTGVLLLLSFFKYLYPPFRWLAVAAVVAGIYPIFAKAIASLARCRIDINILVVITVGATIAMRDYTEAAVVVFLFTIAEWLQSRASYKASAVMQSLMSLAPQKAVIAETGEEVEVDELKINTVIAVKAGETIPIDGVVVDGNCEVDEKTLTGEAFPVPKLRDSTVWAGTFNLNGYITVKTTALAEDCVVAKMAKLVEEAQNSKTETQRFIDECSKYYTPAIMVISICFAVIPLALKVHNPKHWFHLALVVLVSACPCGLILSTPVATFCALTKAATSGLLIKGADYLETLAKIKIVAFDKTGTITRGEFIVMDFKSLSSDISLHSLLYWVSSAESKSSHPMAAALVDYAKSVSVEPKPEAVEDYQNIPGEGIYGKIDDKQVYIGNKRIASRAGCSSVPDIDADTKGGKTVGYVYVGETLAGVFNLSDACRSGVDQAMKELKSLGIKTAMLTGDNQAAAMHAQEQLGNAMDIVRAELLPEGKSEIIKAFKREGPTGMVGDGLNDAPALATADIGISMGVSGSALATETGNIILMSNDIRRIPQAIKLARRAKRKVVENVIISITMKVAILALAFAGHPLIWAAVLADVGTCLLVILNSMLLLSDKHKAGNKCYRESSSPSSVLISEKLEGDAARDMEAGFLPKTSGKHCDSGCCGKKNQEKVVKSAKTSSDHGHTGCCEKKQDNVKTCCPEPGVLVQGRASGCCGDKTQKPHQHQHGVKQSCHEKPFGLETGTGSKQEGSSTLVNLEGEEQGKVQVSVKGCCSSPADPVVASLKVRSCSESSKMDDKEEACSQAKEACKSNCSSRDRSHHGSSCCRTYAKECGSHHHHHTRAAAGLGSLTEIVIE, encoded by the exons ATGGCGTTGATGAAGAACGAGAAGAAGATGACCAAGAGTTACTTTGACGTTCTTGGAATTTGCTGTACATCGGAGGTTCCATTGATTGAGAATATCCTCAAATCCATGGATGGTGTCAAAGAATACTCTGTAATTGTTCCAACAAGAACCGTCATCGTCGTCCACGACACTCTCATCCTCTCCCAGTTCCAAATCg TTAAAGCACTGAATCAAGCACGGTTAGAAGCAGATGTGAGGGTAACCGGAGAAACCAATTTCAAGAATAAATGGCCAAGTCCATTTGCGGTGGTTACAGGCgtgcttctcctcctctccttcTTCAAGTATCTTTACCCTCCTTTCCGTTGGCTAGCTGTTGCAGCCGTAGTCGCTGGAATCTATCCGATATTCGCCAAAGCTATAGCATCCCTTGCAAGGTGTAGAATCGACATCAACATTCTTGTTGTTATAACCG TGGGAGCAACAATTGCTATGCGGGATTACACAGAAGCTGCAGTAGTTGTCTTCTTATTCACAATCGCCGAATGGCTCCAATCAAGAGCTAGCTATAAG GCAAGTGCAGTGATGCAGTCTCTGATGAGTTTAGCTCCACAGAAGGCAGTGATTGCAGAAActggagaagaagttgaagttgatGAGCTCAAGATCAACACAGTTATAGCTGTCAAAGCTGGTGAAACCATACCTATTGATGGAGTTGTTGTGGATGGAAACTGTGAAGTTGATGAGAAGACCTTGACTGGTGAAGCTTTCCCCGTGCCTAAACTGAGAGATTCAACGGTTTGGGCTGGAACCTTTAATCTAAATG GCTATATAACTGTGAAAACCACTGCTCTAGCTGAGGATTGCGTGGTTGCAAAGATGGCAAAGCTTGTAGAAGAAGCTCAGAACAGCAAAACCGAAACTCAGAGATTTATAGACGAATGTTCCAAGTACTATACTCCAG CGATCATGGTGATATCAATCTGTTTTGCGGTTATACCACTTGCATTGAAGGTTCACAACCCGAAACATTGGTTTCACTTAGCACTAGTTGTGTTAGTAAGTGCTTGTCCTTGTGGGCTTATCCTCTCTACACCAGTAGCCACTTTCTGTGCACTCACTAAGGCAGCCACATCAGGACTTTTGATCAAAGGAGCTGATTATCTTGAGACCTTGGCCAAGATCAAGATTGTTGCTTTTGACAAAACCGGAACCATCACTAGAGGCGAGTTCATCGTCATGGATTTCAAGTCACTTTCCAGTGATATAAGCCTTCACAGTCTGCTTTACTG GGTATCAAGCGCAGAGAGCAAGTCAAGTCATCCAATGGCTGCTGCACTTGTAGACTACGCAAAATCTGTCTCTGTTGAACCAAAGCCTGAAGCGGTTGAGGATTACCAAAACATTCCAGGAGAAGGAATATATGGAAAGATTGATGATAAACAAGTATATATCGGTAACAAAAGGATTGCTTCCAGAGCTGGGTGTTCATCAG TTCCAGATATCGATGCTGATACCAAAGGAGGGAAGACGGTTGGGTATGTATATGTTGGAGAAACACTAGCTGGAGTTTTCAATCTCTCAGATGCTTGTAGATCTGGTGTAGATCAAGCAATGAAAGAACTGAAGTCTTTGGGAATAAAGACTGCTATGCTTACCGGAGATAATCAAGCTGCTGCCATGCATGCTCAAGAACAGCTAGGAAATGCTATGGATATTGTTAGAGCAGAGCTTCTTCCCGAAGGTAAATCTGAAATCATCAAAGCGTTTAAGAGAGAAGGGCCAACTGGTATGGTAGGGGACGGGTTGAATGATGCACCAGCTTTAGCTACAGCGGATATTGGAATCTCGATGGGTGTTTCTGGCTCTGCACTCGCAACAGAGACTGGTAATATAATTCTCATGTCGAATGATATCAGAAGGATACCACAAGCGATAAAGCTTGCACGTAGAGCGAAAAGGAAAGTGGTGGAGAACGTGATCATATCAATCACTATGAAAGTAGCAATTCTTGCGTTGGCTTTTGCTGGTCATCCGCTGATTTGGGCAGCTGTGCTTGCTGATGTAGGAACTTGTCTGCTTGTGATCCTCAATAGCATGTTGTTGCTTAGTGATAAACACAAAGCTGGTAACAAATGTTATAGGGAGTCTTCTTCCCCTTCCTCTGTCTTGATCTCGGAGAAACTTGAAGGTGATGCTGCTAGAGATATGGAAGCAGGTTTCTTACCGAAGACCAGTGGTAAGCATTGCGATTCAGGCTGTTGTGGgaagaagaatcaagagaaGGTGGTGAAATCAGCTAAAACCAGTTCAGACCATGGTCACACTGGTTGTTGTGAGAAGAAACAAGACAATGTAAAGACTTGTTGCCCGGAACCTGGTGTTCTAGTACAAGGTCGTGCCTCTGGATGTTGTGGTGACAAGACTCAGAAACCACACCAACACCAACATGGGGTGAAACAAAGCTGTCATGAAAAGCCATTCGGCCTGGAAACTGGAACTGGCTCAAAACAAGAAGGTTCTTCAACCTTGGTCAATCTGgaaggagaagagcaagggAAGGTGCAAGTGTCAGTCAAAGGTTGTTGCTCAAGTCCTGCTGATCCCGTGGTAGCTAGCTTAAAAGTGAGGAGCTGCTCTGAAAGTTCTAAGATGGATGATAAAGAAGAAGCATGTTCTCAGGCAAAAGAGGCTTGCAAGTCTAACTGTAGCAGCAGAGATAGGAGCCACCATGGTAGCAGTTGTTGCAGGACCTACGCTAAGGAGTGTGGCAGTCACCATCACCACCACACAAGGGCTGCGGCTGGCTTGGGAAGCTTAACAGAGATTGTGATTGAATAA
- the LOC104717191 gene encoding probable helicase MAGATAMA 3, translating into MASEGKLFFDLNELPTEDDDGNDNVNFNQPQTATPFANPNTSGLLATPSSSQDIVNNRVFSHASTVSDVNNRLFSHASTVSGFQPFVRPISAQRSDVSVEQKMDENSLKESLSSSRPDTSEEAKVAPSIVPNDAGAPEREEGEWTESEVPANEDVHSSSDYSKVREKDNGTVGLDINSNLGLQNKNVNQISESSGKDGASIDSPQEQGLLVRQRETKGVEASHAIKCANTTVKRKMDHQKETMLGKKRNRQTVFLNLEDVKQAGPIKATTPRRQNFPQPIVTRTVRETRAGPPPAEQGGGVPGHVVYRDQKPSDIPNGGVHPETSEPKLESNGESQSGSVGKTRRTNGEAGPSAEGSVSRQGSWKQPMNSRQLKSGHSSNRQVTLSSQTSADSKFGNKKFTSFKKQANSTQYQDTSVERLIREVTNEKFWQHPEDTDLQSVPERFESMDEYVRVFEPLLFEECRAQLYSTWEELAEANSYMKVRIKFIERRERGWYDVILLSVNECKWAFKEGDVAVLSNPVPESEGEHDEAGRVAGTVRRYIPVDTRDPHGAILHFYVGDTYDSGSKIDDNHILRKLKPKEIWHLSVLGSLATTQREYVALHAFSQLNPQMQNAILRPSPEQFPNYGEQTPTVPDCFTPSFAGHLHRSFNAPQLAAIHWAAMHTAAGTSSGVKRQDPWPFTLVQGPPGTGKTHTVWGMLNVIHLVQYQQYYTSLLKKLAPESYKQVSESSSDHIVSGSIDEVLQNMDQNLFRTLPKLCAKPRMLVCAPSNAATDELLSRVLDRGFIDGEMRVYRPDVARVGVDTQTRAAQAVSVERRSEQLLAKSRDEILGHMHNLRLRETQLSQDIAGLKRELTAAAFANRSQGSVGVDPDVLMVRDQTRDALLQRLSAVVEARDKDLVEMSRLLIVEGKFRAGGNNFNLEEARASLEASFANEAEIVFTTVSSSGRKLFSRLTHGFDMVVIDEAAQASEVGVLPPLALGAARCVLVGDPQQLPATVISKAAGTLLYSRSLFERFQLAGCPTLLLTVQYRMHPQIRDFPSRYFYQGRLTDSESVSAAPDEIYYKDSVLKPYLFFDISHGRESHRGGSVSYENIDEARFCVGVYLHLQRTLKSLGGGKVSVGVITPYKLQLKSLKIEFANALGQDELKEIYINTVDAFQGQERDVIIMSCVRASNHGVGFVSDIRRMNVALTRAKRALWVMGNASALMKCEDWAALITDAKARNCFMEMESLPKDFPVPKVPSFIPKAPNARSFRSGGPRTRSIDMHPESRSGTPSEDDEKLSTTTFPRNGNIRRENSVDDSDLPGDRYRDAWQHGIQRRQNFGRPLGRRD; encoded by the exons ATGGCTTCAGAAGGAAAATTGTTCTTTGATCTTAATGAACTTCCtacagaagatgatgatgggAATGATAATGTTAACTTCAATCAGCCACAGACGGCTACCCCATTTGCAAACCCCAATACCTCTGGCTTGCTCGCAACTCCATCGTCCTCCCAAGATATTGTAAACAACCGAGTGTTCTCACATGCATCAACAGTTTCTGATGTAAACAACCGACTGTTCTCACATGCATCTACAGTTTCTGGCTTTCAGCCTTTTGTCCGCCCTATCTCTGCTCAACGCTCGGATGTCTCAGTTGAACAAAAGATGGATGAGAATTCTCTTAAGGAATCATTGTCATCATCCAGGCCAGACACATCGGAGGAAGCAAAGGTTGCACCATCAATAGTTCCAAATGATGCTGGGGCAcctgagagagaagaaggggaATGGACAGAGTCGGAGGTTCCTGCCAATGAGGATGTACATAGTAGTTCTGATTATTCTAAAGTTAGAGAGAAGGATAATGGCACAGTAGGATTAGATATCAACTCAAACTTGggtcttcaaaacaaaaacgttAATCAGATTTCAGAAAGCAGTGGTAAAGATGGTGCATCTATAGATAGTCCGCAAGAACAGGGTTTACTGGTGAGGCAGAGAGAAACTAAAGGAGTTGAAGCAAGTCATGCAATCAAGTGCGCAAATACCACTGTGAAAAGAAAGATGGATCATCAGAAAGAGACGATGTTGGGAAAGAAGCGGAACAGGCAGACCGTGTTTCTCAACCTAGAAGATGTTAAGCAAGCTGGTCCAATTAAGGCCACAACACCAAGAAGACAGAATTTCCCACAACCTATTGTCACGCGGACGGTTAGAGAAACTCGCGCAGGTCCTCCACCTGCTGAACAAGGAGGCGGGGTTCCAGGGCATGTTGTATACCGGGATCAGAAACCGAGTGATATTCCTAATGGTGGAGTACATCCAGAAACATCTGAACCGAAATTagaatctaatggtgaatcacaATCTGGCTCAGTTGGTAAAACTAGGAGAACAAATGGGGAGGCAGGACCTTCTGCTGAAGGTTCTGTGTCAAGGCAGGGGTCATGGAAGCAGCCAATGAATTCGCGGCAGCTGAAGAGTGGTCATTCGTCAAATAGACAAGTCACCTTGTCCAGTCAAACTTCTGCAGACTCAAAGTTTGGAAACAAGAAATTTACTTCGTTCAAGAAGCAAGCCAATAGTACCCAATACCAAGATACCTCCGTGGAGCGTCTTATACGAGAGGTGACCAACGAAAAGTTTTGGCAGCATCCAG AGGATACTGATCTCCAAAGTGTCCCTGAGCGGTTTGAATCCATGGATGAGTATGTTAGAGTGTTTGAACCTTTACTTTTCGAGGAGTGCCGGGCACAACTTTACAGTACATGGGAAGAATTGGCTGAGGCAAATTCATACATGAAGGTCAGAATAAAGTTCAtcgaaagaagagagagag gATGGTATGATGTGATACTTCTCTCAGTAAATGAATGTAAATGGGCTTTCAAGGAGGGAGATGTTGCTGTTCTTTCAAATCCTGTGCCTGAATCAG AAGGAGAGCATGATGAGGCTGGACGTGTAGCTGGTACAGTTAGAAGATATATACCGGTTGATACTCGAGATCCTCATGGAGCAATTCTCCATTTCTATGTTGGAGATACTTATGATTCTGGCAG CAAGATTGACGATAATCATATTTTACGGAAGCTTAAACCTAAGGAGATCTGGCATCTGTCAGTGCTTGGTTCGCTTGCAACCACACAAAGGGAATATGTTGCTTTGCATGCGTTTTCTCAGCTTAACCCAcag ATGCAAAATGCAATTCTCAGGCCTAGCCCAGAGCAGTTTCCTAATTACGGGGAGCAGACTCCTACAGTGCCCGATTGTTTTACTCCGAGCTTTGCTGGCCACTTACATAGAAGCTTTAATGCTCCTCAGTTGGCTGCAATCCATTGGGCCGCAATGCATACTGCAGCTGGTACAAGCAGTGGGGTAAAGAGGCAAGATCCATGGCCATTTACTCTTGTTCAAGGCCCTCCAGGAACAGGCAAGACACACACAGTTTGGGGAATGTTGAATGTTATCCATTTGGTTCAGTATCAGCAGTATTACACTTCGTTGCTGAAGAAATTAGCTCCTGAAAGTTATAAACAAGTAAGTGAGAGCAGTTCAGATCATATTGTGTCAGGATCAATTGATGAAGTCCTACAAAACATGGACCAGAATCTATTTCGTACGCTGCCAAAATTGTGTGCTAAACCAAGAATGCTCGTTTGTGCTCCTTCAAATGCTGCGACCGATGAACTTCTCTCACGTGTCCTTGATCGTGGTTTTATTGATGGGGAAATGAGAGTTTATCGCCCTGATGTGGCTAGAGTAGGTGTTGATACCCAAACGAGAGCTGCTCAAGCTGTTTCTGTGGAGCGTAGAAGTGAGCAGCTATTAGCCAAGTCCCGTGATGAAATTCTAGGACACATGCACAACCTCAGATTACGAGAAACGCAGCTATCTCAAGATATTGCTGGACTTAAAAGGGAACTTACTGCTGCAGCCTTCGCTAACCGTTCTCAGGGATCCGTTGGCGTTGACCCTGATGTTCTTATGGTTAGGGACCAGACAAGAGATGCATTGTTACAGCGCCTTTCTGCTGTTGTTGAAGCCAGAGATAAAGATCTTGTTGAAATGTCTCGCCTTCTCATTGTCGAGGGAAAGTTTCGCGCTGGTGGTAATAACTTTAATCTTGAAGAAGCTCGTGCAAGTCTTGAGGCAAGTTTCGCGAACGAGGCTGAAATTGTTTTTACAACTGTATCAAGCAGTGGTCGTAAACTGTTTTCTCGTCTTACGCATGGCTTCGATATGGTGGTCATCGATGAGGCTGCCCAAGCTAGTGAGGTTGGAGTTCTTCCTCCCCTTGCTCTTGGTGCTGCACGATGTGTACTTGTGGGTGATCCTCAACAGCTTCCTGCTACAGTTATTAGCAAAGCCGCTGGAACCCTTTTATACAGTAGAAGTCTCTTTGAAAGGTTTCAGTTAGCAGGTTGTCCAACTTTGTTGTTAACAGTTCAATATAGGATGCATCCTCAAATACGTGATTTCCCTTCAAGATATTTCTACCAAGGACGCCTCACAGACAGTGAAAGTGTTTCCGCTGCTCCTGACGAGATTTATTACAAAGATTCTGTCCTTAAGCCTTACCTTTTCTTTGATATCAGCCATGGGCGGGAATCTCATAGAGGTGGATCAGTATCTTATGAGAACATTGATGAAGCTCGCTTTTGTGTTGGGGTGTACTTGCATCTTCAAAGAACTCTGAAGTCATTGGGCGGGGGTAAAGTCTCTGTTGGGGTCATAACCCCATACAAACTGCAGTTGAAAAGCCTGAAAATCGAGTTCGCAAATGCTTTGGGCCAAGATGAACTGAAAGAGATTTATATCAATACTGTAGACGCGTTTCAGGGTCAAGAACGTGATGTTATAATTATGTCATGTGTGCGTGCTTCCAATCACGGTGTTGGCTTTGTCTCTGATATCCGGCGGATGAATGTTGCTCTCACCCGTGCCAAAAGAGCTCTATGG GTCATGGGAAATGCATCTGCTCTAATGAAGTGCGAAGATTGGGCAGCACTGATCACTGACGCCAAAGCAAGGAACTGTTTTATGGAGATGGAGTCTCTTCCCAAGGATTTCCCGGTTCCAAAGGTACCTAGCTTTATCCCAAAAGCACCTAATGCTAGAAGTTTCAGATCAGGTGGACCAAGAACCAGATCCATCGACATGCACCCTGAATCCAGGTCAGGGACACCATCAGAAGATGACGAGAAGCTGAGCACAACAACATTTCCAAGAAATGGGAATATTCGAAGGGAGAACTCAGTTGATGATTCTGATCTTCCCGGGGATAGATATAGAGATGCTTGGCAACATGGGATCCAAAGGAGGCAAAATTTTGGACGGCCTTTAGGGAGAAGAGACTAA